From Anaerohalosphaera lusitana, one genomic window encodes:
- a CDS encoding ABC transporter substrate-binding protein, with the protein MCALLLFVVLTLAGCGSDPGDSEDMVVLRDALVSKIRSLDPGDVSDTTSATVTGCFYETLYGFDYEARPYKLVPMLADSMPEISDDRLTYTIKLKEGIKFSDSPCFPDGKGRELKASDFVFAWKRIANIKFRSKNWWMFDGRIVGLDAFREYTTEVGKGEEVDYSRPVEGFKAVDDHTLVIKLKKPWPQLPLVLAYLASAPVPPEAVDYYGEDIVSNPVGTGPFVLKHWQRGSYVEALKNPNFRTEYNPGASRTAENKLPLADKILFMVVEESQPRWLQFKQGDIDALTPPADNFDQAIEIGHELTPQMKKNNIQLTTMDEPCTDWVALNMEDPLIGGNKPLRLALAHAVDRKKYIELFTNNRDEPAYGFIPPVMKAYDPGIKEIGPHYDPDKAREYLEQAREVQGGEIPTITLTMGGTSSLHSKMGTLLERNFEAIGLDIETEYLDWPIFLEKTHTKSAQIFQLGWRADYPDTETFLQVFYSKNESPGPNQFNYSSPEFDRIYEEATMMPAGPERTELYRQAERIVMEDCPMIPIKHRVMYSLYHDWLENYRLAAFDPGYGLRKYRSADMDKRKKF; encoded by the coding sequence GTGTGTGCATTATTGCTTTTTGTTGTGCTGACCCTGGCCGGCTGCGGTTCTGATCCTGGTGACAGCGAAGATATGGTTGTGCTCAGAGACGCACTGGTCTCGAAGATACGTTCCCTTGATCCGGGGGATGTTTCGGACACTACTTCAGCCACTGTTACCGGCTGCTTTTATGAAACGCTCTATGGATTTGACTACGAGGCCCGGCCATATAAACTGGTTCCCATGCTGGCGGATAGCATGCCCGAGATCAGCGATGACCGGCTGACATATACCATTAAGCTCAAGGAAGGCATTAAATTCAGCGATTCCCCATGTTTTCCCGATGGAAAAGGGCGAGAGCTCAAGGCGTCGGACTTTGTTTTTGCATGGAAGAGGATCGCAAACATAAAATTCCGAAGTAAAAACTGGTGGATGTTCGACGGTAGAATTGTCGGCCTCGATGCATTCCGCGAATATACCACTGAAGTCGGCAAGGGCGAAGAAGTCGATTACTCAAGGCCGGTCGAAGGATTCAAGGCCGTTGACGATCACACGCTGGTCATCAAATTGAAAAAGCCCTGGCCCCAGTTGCCGCTGGTGCTTGCATATCTCGCTTCCGCTCCGGTGCCGCCCGAGGCAGTCGACTACTATGGTGAGGACATTGTTTCTAATCCCGTCGGGACCGGCCCGTTCGTTCTCAAACACTGGCAGCGGGGCAGCTATGTAGAGGCTCTCAAGAATCCCAACTTCAGGACCGAATACAATCCGGGAGCCTCCAGAACGGCTGAAAATAAACTGCCGCTTGCCGACAAGATACTGTTTATGGTTGTTGAAGAATCTCAGCCTCGCTGGCTCCAGTTCAAGCAGGGCGATATCGACGCTCTAACTCCGCCTGCCGACAATTTCGATCAAGCCATAGAGATCGGCCACGAACTGACGCCGCAGATGAAGAAAAACAACATCCAACTGACCACGATGGATGAACCTTGCACCGACTGGGTAGCACTGAATATGGAAGATCCGCTCATTGGCGGCAACAAACCCCTCCGACTTGCTTTGGCGCATGCTGTCGACCGTAAAAAGTACATCGAGCTTTTCACAAACAATCGCGATGAGCCTGCTTACGGCTTCATACCGCCGGTAATGAAAGCCTATGATCCAGGCATAAAAGAAATTGGGCCTCACTACGATCCGGACAAAGCCCGCGAGTACCTCGAACAGGCCCGTGAAGTGCAGGGCGGGGAGATTCCGACCATAACGTTGACCATGGGCGGCACCAGCTCGCTGCACAGCAAGATGGGCACTCTGCTCGAACGCAATTTCGAAGCTATCGGGCTCGACATCGAGACGGAGTATCTGGATTGGCCGATCTTTCTGGAAAAGACCCATACCAAAAGCGCACAGATCTTCCAGCTTGGCTGGCGTGCCGACTACCCGGATACCGAAACGTTTCTGCAGGTCTTCTACAGCAAGAACGAGTCGCCCGGCCCGAACCAGTTCAATTATTCCAGTCCTGAATTCGACCGGATTTACGAAGAGGCAACTATGATGCCTGCCGGCCCCGAGCGTACCGAACTCTATCGGCAGGCCGAGCGAATAGTTATGGAAGACTGCCCCATGATCCCGATAAAGCATCGCGTTATGTATTCGCTCTATCATGACTGGCTCGAGAATTACCGGCTGGCCGCTTTCGACCCGGGATATGGATTGAGAAAATACCGCTCAGCGGATATGGATAAACGAAAAAAGTTTTAA
- a CDS encoding DUF547 domain-containing protein, producing the protein MAHKFLLITAFICVLGVWGCVEDADGGTYSSPAQSETTSNPAPSQAQPTISLINSPAEPLASDPNDNSAPPAQTPPEGENDEVKDSGKESDSPDKQSPSEDTDGTESREKGENATEVGNKEGKTGSDETGRDESDAASDKDESDRERAITILNEKLARYLNNCNKLFKTYVDEDGRVDYALLRRKRIDLIEVHRTLNDISNAEYMAYSRDEKICFWINTHNLLTLKLVVDNYPIQPRWYMLTYPDNSIMQIPGGREKVLFEVWSNKTEHTLQEIEERLMKKFGDLRIAFALSYASRGSAFLRNEAFYPKKLDEQLDEQVQKFIDSSRGVVFDVADNEIKLSDVFNRYKQYFANSKYAEIKRYRDRSDFVRSCLNFLLEYADDGERAILLDKDFKVTFIIYDWHLNEQPEDD; encoded by the coding sequence ATGGCACATAAATTCCTACTAATTACAGCTTTTATTTGCGTTCTGGGCGTCTGGGGATGCGTGGAAGATGCTGACGGGGGGACGTATTCTTCGCCTGCCCAGTCAGAAACAACTTCAAATCCTGCCCCGAGTCAAGCCCAACCTACCATTTCTTTAATTAACTCCCCTGCTGAACCGCTGGCGAGTGATCCAAACGATAATTCCGCCCCCCCTGCCCAGACACCTCCTGAAGGGGAAAATGATGAGGTAAAAGACTCAGGCAAGGAATCAGATAGTCCAGACAAGCAGTCACCCTCTGAGGATACAGACGGAACAGAAAGCAGGGAAAAGGGTGAAAATGCAACCGAAGTGGGCAATAAAGAGGGCAAAACCGGCTCCGATGAAACCGGTCGGGATGAAAGTGACGCTGCATCAGACAAAGACGAATCTGACAGAGAACGCGCCATAACTATATTGAACGAAAAACTTGCCAGATACCTCAACAATTGTAACAAGCTCTTTAAGACCTATGTGGATGAAGATGGGCGGGTGGATTATGCATTGCTTCGCCGCAAGAGGATCGACCTCATCGAGGTACACCGCACATTAAACGACATAAGCAATGCCGAATACATGGCTTACAGTCGCGATGAGAAGATTTGTTTCTGGATAAATACGCATAATTTACTGACACTCAAGCTGGTTGTGGACAATTATCCTATTCAGCCGCGGTGGTACATGCTGACATATCCGGACAACAGCATTATGCAGATTCCCGGCGGGCGCGAGAAAGTCCTGTTCGAGGTCTGGTCAAACAAGACGGAACACACTCTCCAGGAAATAGAAGAACGCCTGATGAAAAAGTTTGGCGACTTGCGAATAGCCTTTGCTTTGAGCTACGCAAGCCGCGGAAGCGCTTTTCTTCGCAATGAGGCCTTTTACCCCAAAAAGCTGGACGAGCAATTGGACGAGCAGGTTCAAAAGTTTATCGACTCCAGCCGCGGCGTTGTTTTCGATGTTGCCGACAACGAGATCAAGCTCTCGGACGTATTCAACCGCTATAAACAATATTTCGCCAACAGCAAGTATGCCGAGATTAAGCGATATCGTGACAGAAGTGATTTCGTACGATCCTGCCTCAATTTCCTGCTCGAATATGCGGATGATGGTGAAAGGGCTATCCTGCTTGACAAGGATTTCAAGGTCACTTTCATAATCTACGA